A window of Pseudodesulfovibrio hydrargyri contains these coding sequences:
- the rpmJ gene encoding 50S ribosomal protein L36, producing the protein MKVRPSVKKMCSKCKVIRRNGVLRVICENPRHKQRQG; encoded by the coding sequence ATGAAAGTCAGACCTTCTGTGAAGAAAATGTGTTCCAAGTGCAAAGTAATTCGGCGCAACGGCGTGCTGCGGGTGATCTGCGAGAACCCCAGGCACAAGCAGCGTCAAGGATAG
- the rpsM gene encoding 30S ribosomal protein S13, whose product MARIAGVDLPRNKRVDIALTYIYGIGRTMAMQILDSTGIDWKTNSDDLTAEDVNQIRVEIENNYKVEGDLRREITTNIKRLMDIGCYRGLRHRRGLPVRGQKSKTNARTRKGPRRSVMGRKKK is encoded by the coding sequence ATGGCACGTATTGCTGGCGTTGATCTGCCGAGGAACAAGCGCGTCGATATCGCGTTGACGTACATTTACGGCATCGGCCGCACCATGGCCATGCAGATTCTCGATTCCACCGGTATCGACTGGAAGACCAACAGTGACGACCTCACTGCCGAAGACGTCAACCAGATTCGCGTTGAAATCGAGAACAACTACAAGGTCGAGGGCGATCTCCGCCGTGAGATCACCACCAACATCAAACGCCTGATGGACATCGGCTGCTACCGCGGCCTGCGTCATCGTCGCGGCCTGCCCGTTCGCGGTCAGAAGTCCAAGACCAACGCCCGTACCCGCAAGGGCCCGCGCCGTTCCGTCATGGGCCGCAAGAAGAAGTAG
- the rpsK gene encoding 30S ribosomal protein S11, producing MAKPRRSGKKKEKKNIPVGIAHVKATFNNTIVTFTDVKGNVVSWASAGAHFKGSRKSTPFAAQMAAEAAAKRAQDSGMRTVGIYVKGPGSGREAAMRAINNVGFKVTFIRDITPIPHNGCRPPKRRRV from the coding sequence ATGGCTAAACCCCGTCGCTCTGGGAAGAAAAAAGAGAAGAAGAATATTCCCGTCGGTATTGCCCACGTCAAGGCCACGTTCAACAACACGATCGTGACCTTCACCGACGTCAAGGGCAATGTCGTCAGCTGGGCTTCCGCCGGTGCTCATTTCAAGGGTTCCCGCAAGTCCACTCCTTTCGCGGCCCAGATGGCTGCCGAAGCTGCCGCCAAGCGCGCCCAGGATTCCGGCATGCGCACCGTGGGCATTTACGTCAAGGGCCCCGGCTCCGGCCGCGAGGCCGCCATGCGCGCCATCAACAATGTTGGCTTCAAGGTGACCTTCATTCGGGACATCACCCCGATCCCCCACAATGGTTGCCGTCCGCCCAAACGCCGCCGGGTCTAA
- the rpsD gene encoding 30S ribosomal protein S4 yields MARYTQAKCKLCRREGEKLFLKGDRCYTDKCAYEKRPYPPGHAGRMRHKMSDYAVQLREKQKVRRMYGVLEGQFRMYYKRAEGMKGVAGHNLLFLLERRLDNVIYRLGFANSRDQARQLVRHGIFKLNGRRVSIPSMQVKAEDIIEVREEARKIPVINEAQEVIARRGCPEWLESDGANFKGTVKAMPSREDIQFPINEQLIVELYSK; encoded by the coding sequence GTGGCAAGATATACTCAAGCTAAATGCAAGCTGTGCCGCCGCGAGGGAGAGAAGCTCTTCCTCAAGGGTGATCGCTGCTACACCGATAAGTGCGCCTACGAGAAACGGCCGTACCCTCCGGGACACGCCGGCCGCATGCGCCACAAGATGTCCGACTACGCCGTCCAGCTTCGCGAGAAGCAGAAGGTCCGCCGCATGTACGGCGTTCTGGAAGGCCAGTTCCGTATGTACTACAAGCGTGCCGAGGGCATGAAGGGCGTGGCGGGCCACAACCTGCTGTTCCTGTTGGAGCGCCGCCTCGACAACGTGATCTACCGCCTCGGCTTTGCCAACTCCCGCGACCAGGCTCGCCAGTTGGTCCGTCACGGCATCTTCAAGCTCAACGGCCGCCGCGTGAGCATCCCGTCCATGCAGGTCAAGGCCGAGGATATCATTGAGGTTCGTGAGGAAGCCCGCAAGATCCCCGTGATCAACGAGGCCCAGGAAGTCATCGCCCGCCGCGGCTGCCCCGAGTGGCTGGAATCCGACGGCGCCAACTTCAAGGGCACGGTTAAGGCCATGCCGAGCCGGGAAGACATCCAGTTCCCGATCAACGAGCAGCTGATTGTCGAACTGTACTCCAAGTAA
- a CDS encoding DNA-directed RNA polymerase subunit alpha, whose amino-acid sequence MLIENGDKLINTRNWSELVKPEALVRDPKSSKMYGKFICEPLERGYATTIGNAMRRVLLSSMQGCAIVSATIEGVQHEFTTLPGVLEDMTEVVLNLKQVRIAMTTDEPQRLVLEANKKGQVTAGMIQENQNVTILNKDQLIATLTENRSLKMELEVRMGKGYVPADMHEGLTDEIGSMVLDASYSPVKKVAYSVEQARVGQMTNYDKLILEVWTDGSVTPEDACAYSAKILKDQLSVFINFDESSSETHEEEDDSIDLNPNLFKSIDELELSVRATNCLKAANIQLVGELVQRTEQTMLKTKNFGRKSLDEIRRVLDSMTLKFGMTVEDFDKKYQEWLKRKEKNEA is encoded by the coding sequence ATGCTTATTGAGAACGGCGACAAACTCATCAATACCCGCAATTGGAGCGAACTGGTCAAGCCCGAAGCACTCGTGCGCGACCCCAAGTCCTCCAAGATGTATGGTAAATTCATCTGCGAACCTTTAGAGCGCGGCTACGCCACCACCATCGGCAACGCCATGCGCCGGGTTCTTCTCTCCTCCATGCAGGGTTGCGCCATCGTCAGCGCGACCATCGAGGGAGTGCAGCATGAATTCACCACGCTGCCCGGGGTTCTTGAGGACATGACCGAGGTTGTGCTGAACCTGAAGCAGGTTCGCATCGCCATGACCACGGACGAGCCTCAGCGCTTGGTCCTCGAAGCCAACAAGAAGGGGCAGGTCACTGCCGGCATGATCCAGGAAAACCAGAATGTCACCATTCTGAACAAGGATCAGCTCATCGCCACGCTGACCGAAAACCGCTCCCTGAAGATGGAATTGGAAGTCCGCATGGGCAAGGGGTACGTCCCGGCCGACATGCACGAAGGGCTGACCGATGAAATCGGCTCCATGGTCCTCGACGCCAGCTACTCCCCCGTCAAGAAGGTCGCATACTCCGTCGAGCAGGCGCGTGTCGGCCAGATGACGAACTATGACAAACTCATCCTGGAAGTGTGGACCGACGGTTCCGTCACTCCCGAGGATGCCTGTGCATACAGCGCCAAGATCCTCAAGGACCAGCTTTCGGTGTTCATCAACTTTGACGAATCCTCCTCCGAGACGCACGAGGAAGAGGACGATTCCATCGATCTGAACCCGAACCTCTTCAAGTCCATTGACGAGCTCGAACTCTCGGTTCGCGCCACCAACTGCTTGAAGGCCGCCAACATCCAGCTGGTGGGAGAACTGGTCCAGCGTACCGAACAGACCATGCTCAAGACCAAGAACTTCGGCCGCAAGTCCCTGGACGAAATCCGCCGGGTTCTGGACAGCATGACGCTCAAGTTCGGCATGACGGTCGAGGATTTTGACAAGAAATACCAGGAATGGTTGAAGAGGAAAGAGAAAAATGAGGCATAG
- the rplQ gene encoding 50S ribosomal protein L17 — translation MRHRKSGRKLNRSNTHRAAMFKNMARALLTYEQIRTTEAKAKELRRIADKLITLAIRNDLHSRRQAYKVLGSHQMVQRLFDEIGPRFEGAGGGYTRIVKMSQPRKGDCAPMVIIELTRKAGEAAAEAPAKEEPKKAPAKKAEKPAEKPVEKEEEPKAEEAPEAAEKADEE, via the coding sequence ATGAGGCATAGAAAGTCCGGCCGCAAACTGAATCGGTCCAATACGCACCGTGCGGCCATGTTCAAGAACATGGCTCGCGCCCTCCTGACCTACGAGCAGATCCGCACCACCGAAGCCAAGGCCAAGGAACTTCGTCGCATCGCCGACAAGCTCATCACCCTGGCCATCCGCAACGACCTGCATTCCCGCCGTCAGGCGTACAAGGTCCTCGGCAGCCACCAGATGGTCCAGCGTCTCTTCGACGAGATCGGCCCCCGTTTCGAGGGCGCCGGCGGCGGATACACCCGCATCGTCAAGATGTCCCAGCCGCGCAAGGGCGACTGCGCCCCCATGGTCATCATCGAGCTGACCAGGAAGGCCGGTGAAGCGGCCGCCGAAGCCCCGGCCAAGGAAGAGCCCAAGAAGGCTCCCGCCAAGAAAGCCGAGAAGCCCGCTGAGAAGCCCGTCGAGAAAGAAGAAGAGCCCAAGGCCGAGGAAGCTCCCGAAGCCGCTGAAAAGGCCGACGAAGAATAG
- a CDS encoding selenium metabolism-associated LysR family transcriptional regulator, translating into MDIRKLEAFCKVYELQSFSRAGEAMFLSQPTISSHVANLEDELGVKLFDRLGRKIMPTQAGDVLYESMVTIFRNLDRAKAAIEVLRDRVVGELQVGCSTIPSHSILPELLKSFSAKYPEVSFVVHTGDSSEVIKKVSSGDWPVGIVGKRPEEEELTAKLLARDETILVASPNAPWLPAGGEPSMEELVQLPWIMRIQGSATRMVLENALNKAGYSLQGLNIRCKVEGTCESLAHAVHGVGLCFTSRLAAQSLLDSGEVVRIKVPALEGRREFYLIHHSGRYMFPALKAFVEFHA; encoded by the coding sequence ATGGACATCAGAAAGCTTGAAGCGTTTTGCAAGGTTTATGAATTGCAAAGTTTTTCCCGAGCCGGAGAGGCCATGTTCCTGTCCCAGCCGACGATCAGCTCGCATGTGGCCAATCTCGAGGACGAGTTGGGCGTCAAGCTGTTCGACCGCCTGGGCCGCAAGATCATGCCCACCCAGGCCGGCGACGTGCTCTATGAGAGCATGGTGACCATTTTCCGGAACCTGGACCGGGCCAAGGCGGCCATCGAGGTCCTGCGCGACCGGGTGGTCGGCGAACTGCAGGTCGGGTGCAGCACCATTCCGTCCCACAGCATCCTGCCGGAACTGCTCAAGTCCTTTTCCGCCAAATATCCCGAGGTCTCGTTCGTGGTCCACACCGGTGATTCGTCCGAGGTCATAAAGAAGGTGTCCTCGGGCGACTGGCCCGTGGGCATCGTGGGTAAGCGCCCCGAAGAAGAGGAGTTGACGGCCAAGCTGCTGGCCCGGGACGAGACCATCCTGGTGGCCTCGCCCAACGCGCCCTGGCTGCCCGCCGGGGGGGAGCCGTCCATGGAGGAGCTGGTGCAACTGCCGTGGATCATGCGCATCCAGGGCTCGGCCACGCGGATGGTCCTGGAAAACGCCCTGAACAAGGCGGGCTACTCCTTGCAAGGCCTGAATATCCGCTGCAAGGTCGAAGGGACGTGCGAAAGCCTGGCCCACGCGGTGCATGGGGTGGGGTTGTGCTTCACCTCCAGGCTGGCCGCCCAGTCATTGCTGGACAGCGGCGAGGTCGTGCGCATCAAGGTCCCGGCTCTGGAAGGGCGCAGGGAGTTCTACCTGATCCACCACAGCGGACGATACATGTTCCCGGCACTCAAGGCCTTTGTCGAGTTCCACGCCTAG
- a CDS encoding menaquinone biosynthetic enzyme MqnA/MqnD family protein, producing MSVRLGRIGYLNVLPIYHPLETGILPMDCEVTSGPPAELNKLMDADKLDVSSCSSVEYARHADKYYLIPDIAIGSRGPVQSVLLLSRRPVEELDGRTILVSAQTHTSAALLRVLQAKLWNIKTVFTTGSATDVLGTGERPQAILCIGDEALNLRYHPDYPHRIDLGEAWRELTGLPFIFGVWIASRESWRQNREKVEEAARLLLAGKNWGTDNIGDVCVMASEESCLNYDEMCSYFDGLVYDLGPEEQEGMRAFYKSLVETGIIDEAPELVFLP from the coding sequence ATGTCCGTCCGCCTCGGAAGAATTGGTTATCTCAACGTCCTGCCCATTTACCATCCCCTGGAGACAGGCATCCTGCCCATGGACTGCGAGGTCACCTCGGGCCCGCCCGCGGAGCTCAACAAGCTCATGGACGCGGACAAGCTCGACGTGTCCTCCTGCTCCAGCGTGGAGTATGCCCGCCACGCGGACAAGTACTACCTCATCCCGGACATCGCCATCGGCAGCCGGGGGCCGGTGCAGTCGGTGCTGCTCCTCAGCCGTCGGCCAGTGGAGGAACTGGACGGCAGGACCATCCTGGTCAGCGCCCAGACCCACACCTCCGCCGCCCTGCTCCGCGTGCTCCAGGCCAAGCTGTGGAATATCAAAACCGTGTTCACCACCGGCAGCGCCACCGATGTCCTCGGAACCGGGGAGCGCCCCCAGGCCATCCTGTGCATCGGCGACGAGGCCCTGAACCTGCGCTACCACCCGGACTACCCCCACCGCATCGATCTGGGCGAGGCCTGGCGCGAATTGACCGGCCTGCCGTTCATCTTCGGCGTCTGGATCGCCAGCCGGGAAAGCTGGCGGCAAAATCGGGAAAAGGTGGAAGAGGCGGCCCGGCTGCTGCTCGCGGGTAAGAACTGGGGCACGGATAACATCGGCGACGTCTGCGTCATGGCCTCCGAGGAGAGCTGCCTGAACTATGACGAGATGTGCTCCTACTTCGACGGCCTGGTCTACGACCTCGGGCCCGAGGAGCAGGAGGGAATGCGGGCCTTCTACAAGAGCCTGGTGGAGACCGGGATCATCGACGAGGCCCCGGAGCTGGTCTTCCTGCCCTGA